The following proteins come from a genomic window of Oncorhynchus masou masou isolate Uvic2021 unplaced genomic scaffold, UVic_Omas_1.1 unplaced_scaffold_1326, whole genome shotgun sequence:
- the LOC135530367 gene encoding DNA excision repair protein ERCC-5 homolog: MGVHGLWKLLETTGKPINPETLEGKILAVDISIWLNQAVKGVRDREGNSVQNAHLLTLFHRLCKLLFFRIRPVFVFDGDAPLIKKQTLAIRRQRKEEKTMESKQTNDKLLKTFLKRQAIKAALGERR; the protein is encoded by the exons ATGGGGGTACACGGGCTGTGGAAGCTGCTTGAGACCACCGGGAAGCCCATCAACCCCGAGACGCTCGAGGGCAAGATCCTGGCTGTCG ACATCAGTATCTGGTTGAACCAGGCAGTGAAGggtgtgagagacagggagggtaaCAGTGTCCAGAACGCCCACCTCCTCACCCTGTTCCATCGTCTCTGTAAATTGCTCTTTTTCCGCATCAGACCTGTCTTCGTGTTCGATGGAGACGCACCTCTGATCAAGAAACAGACCCtg gccatcagaagacagagaaaggaggagaagactATGGAGTCCAAACAGACCAATGACAAACTCCTCAAGACCTTCCTGAAGAGACAAGCCATCAAAGCTGctctgggagagaggaggtga